CATTTTGAGCCGACATTTTGAGCCGACATTTTGAGCCGGCTTAGACCAGGCTTCTTAGCGAAAGTTTCTTGTGCGGTATGGGTATGAGGTTTGTGCTACTATAGAGGACAGGCAAATATGAGCCTTCAAATCGGATCAGGAAAATCGGAAAAGGAGGCATAAGAAGCAATGAAAATCGGCATCGACAGCTATTGTTACCACCGCTACCTGGGAGAAATCTATCCGTTCCAGGAAACCACCTCTCGCCGGATGACATTTCCGGAAGTGATCAGACGGGCTAAAGAGCTGGGAGGGGATGGGGTCTCCCTGGAGACCTGTTTTCTCCCGGAGGATGAGGCGGGTCTTCAGGCGATCCGCCGATCTCTTGATGAAACCGGGCTTGAGGTGCTCCTGGCCTGGGGACATCCGGACGGTTTTGAGGGAGGTAGTCGCCCGGAAATGATGAAGGACCTGGAAAAACACTTAAGGCTCTGCGAAATCCTGGGGACCTCGGTCATGCGGGTGGTCGGTTCCAGCCTGGCCTTCCGGCACGAGCCCCATGGTCCGCAGATCGAAAGGCTGATCAGGCTTTTCCGGGAGATCACCCCCCAGGCCCAGGACCGGGGAATTACCCTGGGTATCGAAAACCATCTCGATTTTTCCTCCCGGGAGATTCTCGAGATCGTCGACGGGGTCGCTTCTCCCCACTTCGGCATCACCATGGATACGGGTAATGCCCTGCGGAACGGAGAAAACCCGGTGGATGTCGCCCGGGCCTTTGCCGGACGGATCGTCGCCACCCACATCAAGGATGTTTTGCCGTTGTATGGAGGGAATCCGGCCGACTGGTACTTCTTTGCCTGTGTGCCCATCGGCAGGGGCATTATCGATTTTCCCGCCCTGCTGAAAGCGCTCGAAGAGGGTGGCTACCATGACCTTCTGGCTGTGGAAATCGATTACCTCCATCCTGATTTCGGGGAAGAGGACGCCGCGGTTGAGGAGAGTATCAAGTATCTG
The sequence above is a segment of the Atribacteraceae bacterium genome. Coding sequences within it:
- a CDS encoding sugar phosphate isomerase/epimerase family protein, translating into MKIGIDSYCYHRYLGEIYPFQETTSRRMTFPEVIRRAKELGGDGVSLETCFLPEDEAGLQAIRRSLDETGLEVLLAWGHPDGFEGGSRPEMMKDLEKHLRLCEILGTSVMRVVGSSLAFRHEPHGPQIERLIRLFREITPQAQDRGITLGIENHLDFSSREILEIVDGVASPHFGITMDTGNALRNGENPVDVARAFAGRIVATHIKDVLPLYGGNPADWYFFACVPIGRGIIDFPALLKALEEGGYHDLLAVEIDYLHPDFGEEDAAVEESIKYLKKYRDGSGGR